The genomic window tgggaacagcaggctggggagcccaggctgctccaacccaGGAGGGGAGGTCTGTGCTGTCTCCAAGGGGGGGTGATGGAGCCCCTTTGGTCTGGAGGGCTCCATCCTGGTGAGCTTGGGCATCACGGCAGCGCTGCCCCTCTGCCACCGAGCCCAGTGGCACCAGCAGGACCAGTAGCCCAGTTCTGGGGTCTGATCCAGCAAGACTGGAGTGGGATGTAGGAGGATGAGGGGGTGCAAACCAGCTGTGAGCACCCTCCTCTCCCAACAGCCTTGATCCTCGGGGTGAGGGCTGTGGATGCCACGCTGGGACGTCAGGGATTTTTCCAGAGTGAAGGCTCTTTGCCtgttggatattgggaaggaattgttccctgggagggtgggcaggccctggcacagggtgcccaaagcagctggggctgcccctggatccctggcagtgtccaaggccaagaTGGAcaatggggctgggagcagcctgggacagtgggaggtgtccctgcccatggcaggggtggggatgagttttaaggtctcttccaccccaaaccagcGTGGGGGTCTGTGCTAAGGCTCATCTCGGTGTGGCAGTGCCCCAAgagccccctgcccacccttGGGGTGCCCCCCATGCTGACCATgtgcctctggctgcagcaaaTGGACGATGCCGTGTACACCTTCGAGACGCTgctgcaccaggagctgggCAAGCTGCAGGGCAAGGACGACCTGTGCAAGTCCATCCAGCGCATCCTTGAGAGGGTGCTCAAGGTGAGGCAGGGGGTCAGGACCTTTGGTGGCCTTTGGTCGCCTCGTCCCTTGGCCAGGGAAGAGGCCAGGAGTGATGTTACCTATTTCAACAAAAGTCTTCTGGGGGAATTCTTCTTTATATTGAGGTTTTCATGGATTTTGCTGGGGGCAGGCAAGTGGGAATCACCTGGAAGAGCCAGGTCCCCTCTGACCACATCTGTAAAAGCCCCCCAGGGTTCAGACTGGCCCCCAagccctcctgcagccagcagtggcTCCTACCCGGGCTcagaaacactgggaaacagcTGGGGAGAGGGATGTGAGGCCAGGGGGGGTCTGCTCCCGCCTGTGCAGATGGGTTGGGGGGCAAATCTCAGGGGTTTGTGCCCATGGGCCGGGGGCGGCCAGCCCACAGCGCTGGGTAACCTGGCCACCCTCTCATCCTGCAGAAATTCGACTACGACAGCAGCACGGtgaggaagaagttcttcaggGAGGCCCTGCTGCAGATCACCATCCCCTTCCTGCTGAAAAAGCTGGCACCCACCTGCAAGGGGGTAAGAGGGGAAAGTTCGGGCTGTGGGACAGCACCACCCGCCcccatggaggggctggagcatccaTCACACCCATCCCGCTGGGCTGAGCCGCCTCTCCCTCTCTGGCAGGAATTAGCCAAGTTCCAGGAGCTGATCTTCGAGGACTTTGCCAGCTTCATCCTGGTGGAGAACACCTACGAGGAGGTGGTGCTGCAGTCGGTGATGAAAGACATCATGCAAGGTAGGGTCCTGTGGCACCTGTGTGAGGAGGGAGTGATCCCATTCagggtgctgggggctgtgtgAGGAGGGAGTGATCCCATTCagggtgctgggggctgtgtgAGGAGGGGGTGACCCCATggagggtgctgggggctgtgtgAGGAGAGGGTGACCCCATggagggtgctgggggctgtgtgAGGAGAGGGTGACCCCATGGAGGGTGCTGGGGTGTATCCGAGGAGGGTGACCCTGTGCAGGGTGCTGCCCCAGAAGCAGCTTCCccactggcagggctgggcagtgggtGGGATGCCGACCCCTCCACCCAGCTCCACCTCTCCCCCCACCCACGGGCAGCACTGGGCGAGGTGCCCGGCCTGGCAGTGCCCGCAGCCCCTGTGacctgtccctccctgtccccagctgtgaaGGAGGCGGCCGTGCAGCGCAAGCACAACCTGTACAGGGACAGCATGGTGATGCACAACAGCGATCCCAACCTGCACCTGCTGGGCGAGGGCCTGGCCATCGACTGGAGCGAGGAGTACAGCGGGCAGCCCGAGGCCGAGCCGGCCGCTGACCGGCGCCGCAGGGCCAAGCAGGTGGTGTCGGTCATCCAGGACGACGAGGGGGCCCTGCCCTACGGGGTGGTGGCCGAGGCGCTGCTGCAGCCCGGCTCCCCCGAGCCACGGGAGCCGGAGGAGGCAGATCCCAGGGTGCCGCCGAGCCCCCCGGGTGCGGTGAAGGAGATCCGGGAGGCGCTGGCTCAGGAGAGCCGCGGGGATGGCGCCGAGGAGCGGCTGACGAACGGCACCGACGCCGCCGGCGGTGCCAGCGAGGagggggtgctgctggcaggggctgcccaagGGGCTGTCACACACCAAGGTCCAGCCCGGGACGGGGTGCAGTGTGCCACAGCAGCACCGCCAGCACCTGGAGCGGAGATcccagcagggactgggacacAACGTGCCACGCCAGCGTCACCTGTCCCTGGAGCCGAGGTCCCAGCGGGAGCTGGGACACGCCGGGCTGCACCGGCACCGCCTGTGCCCGGAGCTGAGGTGTCAGCAGGGGGGCAGCGTGCCACAGCAGCGTCACCTGGCCCTGGAGCTGAGGTCCTGTCAGGGGCTGGGCAACAGCGTTCTGCACCAGCATCCCCCGTGCCCGGAGCCGATGTCCCATCCGAGGCTGAGGTGCCACAAGCCACACCAAGATCGTCCATGCCGGCATCCCCTGTGCCCGGAGCCGATGTCCCATCTGAGGCTGAGGTGCCACAAGCCACACCAAGATTGTCCGTGCCAGCATCCCCCGTGCCCGGAGCTGACCCCCCATCAGTGTCCAGTGTGCCACACgccacagcagcaccacccaGCCCCCGAGCCGATGTCCCAGCAGAGGCCACGGTGCCCCACGCCACGCCAGCACCACCCGGAGCCCAGAGCCCGTCAGCAGCGTGCGCCCAGCGCAGTGACCACGAGCCAGGCGAGCCCGGGGAGCGCAGCCCCCCACGGCCCAGGGGCACCACGGAGAGCGGTGAGGGGGTGCAGACTGAGTTCtagccccagcccctgccatggactGGCCCCGGTGACaccggggctggggagggggacaggaCCCCCGGGGATGGAGAGCAGCACCGCgggagagggaggggatggggacaccgaGACCTTACTGCCTAACGGGGGTCCCGCTGCCGTGGGGGGctggccacagccacagccccgACTGGGTCGGACTGGGGGTGGCCCCAGCCTGGCACGGGGCATCCCCTGCACTCTGCTCTGTCCTTCTTCtgccttattttctttcctactgAGGAGATGCTTTACTGAGGAGCTTTATCTGCCCCCCACACAGtgcccggggctgccggggggcTGGCACTAGCCCTGCTGAAGGTGGGTGTGTGGGGACActcctggctgtcccctggTTGTCCCCTGCCCCAATCTGGGGCGTTTCCTGGCAGCCTGCCCACCGCCATCCCCCGCCGGCCGGCTCCAGCAGTGCCGGTGGGAGcgggggctgcaggggatgATGGACAATGGGAGGGCAAACGGGGGCACGGCAGGGCCAGCAGCGCTGGGGGCTTGAGCCACTGCAGAGGGGGCAACAGCTGGGGCGGGCTGGGCTCCTGGTGGCCAAGATGGGCTCACAGCTTCCAGGCTAAGCTCATGGCATCCAGGCTGGGCTTACATCATCCAGGCTGGGCTCACAGCACCCAGGCTGGACTCCTGGTGCCCAGGCTAGGCTCATGGCACCCAGGCTGGGCTCACGGCACCCAGAGCCCACCCCCAGCCATCCTCACCCCGAGGTCTCCTGGCAGCTGTTTTAAGTTCAGAGTTCAGTCCCCAGGGCAAGGTGGCACTCGGGCcgtgtcccagctgtgcctggcaggaCTGGGCTAATTCCAGGCTCAGATCCCTGGGGACTGGAGACATCCCAGCCCTTGCCCTCCAGAGCTCCCCAGCTCCTTCCACGGATGGTTTCTCCAGCGTTGCAGATTTTGGCTCCTGCTGTGATGGCCGAGCAAGGAGCAGGGGTTTGCTGACCCCCCCGCCAGCCCTGCCCatgtggggagggggacagggcGGCTGCAGCCCCCACACAGCGATGCCAAAagccctggaggtgctgggggtcTCAGGACTCCCGGCTGTGACACCTGGAGCAGGGCCCAGCGCTCCGACACCCACCTGTGCTTAGGTGCCACCTTGCTGCCTCAGAAGGGGGGTGCCCAGCCTAACCCACTCAGGGGGGCCCCCAAAATGCCTCGGGAGGCCCCCCTCAAAGTGCCTTTCTCTGTGACCTTCCAACCTGTCTCTTCCAGGATATTTTATTAAGAAAGTTATACAAATGTTTAAAGATATGcttataataattaataaaatggaaaagctttatttaaagcCAGAGGAGAATCTCCTTATTCCCTGGGTAGGGCTGGGGATCCCCAGTCCCACTCTGACAACCCAGGGGTGCCACAGCCTGAGCCCACCCAGGGGTGACACGaaccaggagcagagctgagatgatttttattaaaagggGTGTCCTGAGGAAGCAGCAAGAGGCACCTGGAGCAACATTTcgcccctggcacagccacactgAAGCGCTGGCAGGAGCGGGGTGGGGGTGGCAGgacccccccagtgtccccaaagGCACTGTGTGAAGAGGGGCTCGgtgcagggcagctctgggcaggaggGCAGCTTGTCCCAGCTTGTCCCTTCCCCAGCAAGTCACCGGATCGTTCCCGTTCCATCCAGGACGAACCTCCTCAaaaagcagggaggggaggaaatgCCAGCACCCCCCATCATCACCCGGACAAAGGTCCCTGAgagccagggcacagccaccaGCCGAGGCTGGTGGCAGCGTGGCGAGTGCCGGCCATGGGGCTCCCCGTCCCCAGAGCGGGGCCAGCCCCGAGGGCCCCCAGCGAGTCCTTGGAGTTCTGCGTCCCACAGAGCATGGGGACAAGGACAGAGCCAGCAGAAGTGACAGCAGCTATTCCAGACAGAGGAGCGGGAGGTGGGACACGTGTGCCACCGCCCCGGGGGGCTCTAGCCCCGGCCGAGCAGGGGGTACACCATGAAATAGCCCAGCGTGGAGCCCACGATGGCCCCCAGGAAGATCCAGGCGTTGTAGGACATGACGGCCAACATCACCATGTAGCCCAGCACCACCTGCACCACGTGGAACACTGTCTGGCCCACGTGGAACCAAAACCACCTGGGCAAGGAGATGGGAAATGCCATCAACGAGAAGCTGAGGTAGCCGGAATCGCTTCCCACTGGGATCCTGGAGCGGCCAGAGTGGGGTTTGGGGAGTGGGGAGAGGGGTGGGggctgcaaacagcagctcagggagaaaTCCTGCTCCGAAATCAGTGAGGCTGGCAGAAAGAGCAGCCTCAGGAATGGTCTGGGATTaaatgcaagaggaaaaatCCAGGGCTTGGCTCCAAAGGAAGGACCTGCCAAGGCCAGGCTTGTGGGAATTGAGTTGCTGCTTGTGCCCATCCCCAAACCAGGAGGACCCTTCTGCACCCACGGTGGGTCCTGGAGGGGAACATGAGCCTCCAGACACCACCCTGGACATCTCCCACAggacctggaggggctgggctgccccTGGAGCCGCCTCCCCAGGCTGTACACACCCCCGTTCCCCGGGGGCCTGCAACTCCTcctcacagcccctctcccccGTGCGCTGGCCATGGGGCACAGAGCCATCCCTGAGCCCCCCaggtgggtgccagggggtcCCTGTGGTACCTGCCCTGCGCAGGGCCGCTGTCCCCCTCCTGTGGCTCGGTCAGGGCCTCCTGGCTGAGGCTGCGGGGCAGGGCCAGCAGCGCCCGCCGCAGCAGCACGGCCTTGCCCATCTTCACGGCCTCGTAGAGCACGGACAGCAGCAGGAtcaccagcacagagagcaccatccctgcagcagagacatCCCACGCTGCTGTGGGGCTGACAGGGGCACGGCAGGGCCCGGCACGGGGTGTTTGGGGATATCCATGGGGTGAAGTGGGGGGCTCCTGGCACTGGGGTGGGGCAGCGGCGTTGTTAAATGGCAGGAAATGGGGTATTTACCTTTTTAATTCACAgaattaggttggaaaagccctttgaggtcatcaagtccaacctgtgacctaACCTAAgaccaccttgtcacccagaccatggcaccaagtgccacatccagtctgtccttaaacacctccagggacagagaCTCCACCgcctccctgtgcagccccagccaccctttctgtgaaggactccttcctaatgtccagcctaaacTTCTCCTGGCTCAGCttaaggctgtgtcctcttgggacatggatggagggatgggtggagggagggatggatggacagagagagagatgaagggatgaatggatggatgcatggatggatggagggagggacagagagagatacagagggatggatggacagatggatgaTGGATGAAGGAATGGATGGATTCATGGATGGGttcatggatggatggatggatggatgatggacAGAGGGAcggatggatccatggatggatggataaaTGGATGTCCCAGGGGCTGGCAGCCTACCTGTGGGGTTGTGGACATTCCAGAAGTCAAACAGCAGCACCACTGTGTCCGAGAAGTAGAAGGTCATCTGGAAAAGAGGCCAGGAAAGGGCACTGCTGGAGcccctgggggtgctgggtgccCACACTCAGCAGGTCCTCACACCCCACCCCAGGATGCTCATCTGGGGTTTTACTGAATGGTGCAAGTTTTTGCCCAGTTCTGAAACGGGAAGAGGAACTTGCATGGACAATCACAGTCACGCTGACTGGGTTAAACTCCTCCTGTGACCTCCAGCAGGACAATTTtcacccccagcagcagctcctgtgcatgTCTGGGCTGGGAGAAAAGCCAGTTTGCCCTTGTGGCAAAGAGAGCTGAATCCAGGACTTCATCCAGCTGGACTGGAGGAGGGAAGGTCCCTGGGAACACCACCCACAGCCTGAGGTGAAGCTGGTGGGCAGAGCCTCTGCTCCCAAACCTCCTGCACCGCCAGCACACTCAAAAACTCCACCACCAAAGCACCACCAGAGCCACCAGTGCAACCACCCAACGATGGGTGCCACCCCAGGGGTGCTCCCTGGCAGAGGAGCATCAATCCCGACACTGTCCAACCTGCCAGGACCTACAAAGgcaccatccctgctccttcaCCCCGCTGgaacaggaggagcaggaattgCTCTTGTGTAAGACCAGCTCCAAGCTCGTACCCAGCTGCCAGGTCTTGCTCAAAAACTGGAATTTCATTGGGTTTTTCATCCTCCATTCATTGAATCTCTCTCAGAGGTGTTTGTGGAGCTCGTGGCCGCCCCTCTCCCGCACGGATCCACGTCTGGATcctctttcctgccttttccaacACCGGCAGAGGTGACTGACaggaccaggagctgcctcagccAGAAATACCATCCAATAAATCCCCTGGGGGTGTTCACCACAGCCCGGCTCTGATTACACCCCTGGGCCCTCCTTACCCAAAGCACATTAGCACACGTAATTGGCTCACCCTTTTAAGCCTCCTTTGGCCACTAATTAATGATAATTAGCCTTTAAACGAAGCTATTTCTCCTTTACAGGTTTCACCCACAGGTCTGTAGGTGGTGGAAGGAGCAGGTGACTGTTTTAGGGATGGGGGTTCCAGGGTGATTTAAGGGGTTTCTGAGGGGATTCACGGGGTTCCAGGGAGATTTAAGGGGTTTCTGAGGGCATTCATGGGGTCCCAGAGAAATTTAAGAGGTTCCAAGGGGATTCACGGGGTTCCAGGGAAATTTAAGGGGTTTCTGAGGGCATTCATGGGGTCCCAGAGAAATTTAAGAGGTTCCAAGGGGATTCAAGGGGTTCCAGGGGGATTTAAGTGATGGGCAGAATCagtcattaaggttggaaaagccctgtAAGATCATGAAATCCAaacattaacccagcactgccaaggcctccactaaaccctgtccccaagtgccacctctCTTAACGTTttttgaacaattccagggatggtgattccaccacttccctgagcagcctgttccagagaTCCAGAAGATCCCTTtgctgccccagcctggggtGAAGCCACATTTTTGGGTGCCCAGTGTGGGTGTGACACCAAAACGATGCTCCTTGGACCTTGCTCCTCTCCTACAGAGAGATTTCTCCAGCGGGCAAAGGCCAAGAGGGCGAAATCCTAAAAATCCCTGCATTCTTTCCAATCCCAGGCCCAGGGATGTTGTTCAGAGGGATGGGATCCTGTCCTCCCCCACCTGCCCACGCGGCAGGGATTGAGGTGAGGCTGCGCCCAGCTCCTCCTCCGCAGGAATTCCCCCAGGGAAAAACAGCTGCTGGGAAACCTCCTGTGCTCAGCCTGCATTTAGGGGCCGGATCCGCTGCAGTTTCGGGGTTATTCTTAGCAgaactgcacagagcagtgtcAGGTTCCAGTGGGATTCACGGGGTTCCAGAGGGGGTTTAAGGGGTTCCAGGGGGGATTCACGGGGTTCCAGGGTGATTCATGGGGTTCCAGAGGGGGCTTAAGGGGTTCCAGAGGGGGCTTAAGGGGTTCCAGGGGGGATTCACAGGGTTCCAGGGATATTGAAGGGGTTCCAGGGGGGTTTAAGGGGTTTAAGGGAGATTGAAGGGATTCCAGGGGGATTTAAAGGATTCCAGGGGGAAATTCACAGGGTCCAAAAGGGGATTCACGGGGTTCCAGAGGGGGTTTAAGGGGTTCCAGGGGGGATTCACAGGGTTCCAGGGGTATTGAAAGAGTTCCAGGGGGGGTTAAGGGGTTCCAGGCAGATTTAAGGGATTCCAGGAGGGTTTAAGGGGTTCCACGGGGGGATTCACGGGGTTCCAGGGAGATTTAAGGGATTCCAGGGGGATTTAAAGGGTTCCAGGGAGAAATTCACGGGGTTCAAAAAGGGATTCAGGGGGTTCCGGCAGGAGTTTTAAGGAGTTCCAAGGGGGAATCCACGGGGTTCCGGGAGGGATTCATGCGGTTCCGGGGGGGATTGAAGGGGTTCCAGCGGGATCTCCGGCGTTCCGGGAAGGACTCCCGGTGCCGTGCCCGCCCCGGGGCTCACCCGCATGgtggcggcggcagcgggcgcggggcccggcccgtCCCCTCCGGCGCTGCTGTCGCGGTGTTGTCGCGGCGGTGTTGTCGCGGTGTTGTCCCGGTGTTGTCGCGGTGTTGTCGCGGTGTTGTCCCGGTGTTGTCGCGGTGTTGTCGCGGCGGTGTTGTCCCGGTGTTGTCGCGGTGTTGTCGCGGTGCTGTCGCGGCCGCGCGGGGCTCCCCGGGAGCTGTAGTGCGGCACGGGCCGGGGCGGTGCCGTGTTTGTCCCCTCCCCTCGTCCTCTGTCCGGGCtcagcatccctggggacagcggggcccGGCCCCTCCGCGCTCCGGGGTTTcgctttcctttccctccttgctCCATCCCGGTACCGGCGCG from Corvus moneduloides isolate bCorMon1 chromosome 21, bCorMon1.pri, whole genome shotgun sequence includes these protein-coding regions:
- the NIBAN2 gene encoding protein Niban 2, encoding MGDVVSTHLDEGRRQHIAEKTGKVLGEFCRCYKEQFGVALFNSVRYEIEGAGGPQAQLLHRKVPLEDHVIYSGNIFQYIEENKKWRNRFCVVPHNYGLVLYENKLAYERELPPRVLVNSAGYKILTSVEQYLELVNNSLPGVTPKSGHSPILKCPTDFPLILWHPYARHYYFCVMTGKEQEKWRAVFQDCVRHCNNGISEDSKVEAPAFTDAIRMYRQSKEQYGTWDMLCGNETQVLSNLVMEELLPELRSTIGPRLKGKAPERQRTWIQVSDAVYRMVYELAKSQYDAAVARCEQERPQLESTIRTDMDQIITSKEHLASKIRAFVLPKAEVCVRNHVQPYISSILEALMTPTSQGFAEVREVFFKEVTDMNMNVVNEGGLEKLVEYMEKLSHLAFHPVKMQSCYEKMDQLKLEGLQQRFDVSSTSVFKQRAQIHMRQQMDDAVYTFETLLHQELGKLQGKDDLCKSIQRILERVLKKFDYDSSTVRKKFFREALLQITIPFLLKKLAPTCKGELAKFQELIFEDFASFILVENTYEEVVLQSVMKDIMQAVKEAAVQRKHNLYRDSMVMHNSDPNLHLLGEGLAIDWSEEYSGQPEAEPAADRRRRAKQVVSVIQDDEGALPYGVVAEALLQPGSPEPREPEEADPRVPPSPPGAVKEIREALAQESRGDGAEERLTNGTDAAGGASEEGVLLAGAAQGAVTHQGPARDGVQCATAAPPAPGAEIPAGTGTQRATPASPVPGAEVPAGAGTRRAAPAPPVPGAEVSAGGQRATAASPGPGAEVLSGAGQQRSAPASPVPGADVPSEAEVPQATPRSSMPASPVPGADVPSEAEVPQATPRLSVPASPVPGADPPSVSSVPHATAAPPSPRADVPAEATVPHATPAPPGAQSPSAACAQRSDHEPGEPGERSPPRPRGTTESGEGVQTEF
- the SLC31A2 gene encoding probable low affinity copper uptake protein 2 isoform X1 — its product is MEQGGKGKRNPGARRGRAPLSPGMLSPDRGRGEGTNTAPPRPVPHYSSRGAPRGRDSTATTPRQHRDNTAATTPRQHRDNTATTPRQHRDNTATTPPRQHRDSSAGGDGPGPAPAAAATMRMTFYFSDTVVLLFDFWNVHNPTGMVLSVLVILLLSVLYEAVKMGKAVLLRRALLALPRSLSQEALTEPQEGDSGPAQGRWFWFHVGQTVFHVVQVVLGYMVMLAVMSYNAWIFLGAIVGSTLGYFMVYPLLGRG
- the SLC31A2 gene encoding probable low affinity copper uptake protein 2 isoform X2; amino-acid sequence: MEQGGKGKRNPGARRGRAPLSPGMLSPDRGRGEGTNTAPPRPVPHYSSRGAPRGRDSTATTPRQHRDNTAATTPRQHRDNTATTPRQHRDNTATTPPRQHRDSSAGGDGPGPAPAAAATMRMTFYFSDTVVLLFDFWNVHNPTGMVLSVLVILLLSVLYEAVKMGKAVLLRRALLALPRSLSQEALTEPQEGDSGPAQGGFGSTWARQCSTWCRWCWATW